One stretch of bacterium DNA includes these proteins:
- a CDS encoding sigma-54-dependent Fis family transcriptional regulator yields the protein MTDILLVDDEKSIRTTLSLFLERQGYNVDTMPDGVSAIEKLKVDFYDLVITDLKMRDVDGLQVLREAKALNPLTEVIVLTGFGTVESGVEAIKLGAYDYIQKPVDMDEFLLLIEKALERKDLKLKVEQLQTELKEKYRFENIVGKSKEMMDVFSLVFKVAPTDSTVLITGESGTGKELIARAMHENSRRKNRTFVTINCGALPENIQESELFGHVRGAFTGAIKDKRGLFQEANGGTLFLDEVGEMSLATQVKVLRFLQNGEIRKVGDNEPVYVDVRLIAATNQNLEEAIEKGTFREDLYYRLNVIPIKMPSLKQRRDDIPLLISYFVDKYRDRTGKKVHSISPEAEKILTGYNWPGNVRELENIIERAVILTNKNTIMAEDLPVSIRNTAAENSDLMGNIAEIPLEELEKQQILNILNKYSWNQKKASEILGISTTTLWRKLKSYGIEPKKNS from the coding sequence ATGACAGATATTCTTTTGGTTGATGATGAAAAATCAATTCGGACTACACTCTCACTTTTTTTAGAGAGGCAGGGATATAATGTTGATACCATGCCTGACGGAGTTAGTGCCATTGAAAAACTGAAAGTTGATTTTTATGATCTTGTCATTACCGATCTCAAGATGAGAGATGTAGACGGGCTGCAGGTACTGCGTGAAGCAAAGGCTCTTAATCCCCTTACAGAAGTAATTGTACTTACCGGATTTGGTACTGTTGAAAGCGGAGTGGAAGCTATAAAATTGGGAGCATATGATTACATACAGAAACCGGTTGACATGGATGAATTTTTGCTTTTAATAGAGAAGGCTCTGGAAAGAAAAGATCTTAAATTAAAAGTAGAGCAGCTTCAGACAGAATTAAAGGAGAAATACCGGTTTGAAAATATAGTAGGGAAATCCAAAGAAATGATGGATGTGTTCTCTCTCGTTTTTAAAGTTGCACCTACTGACAGCACAGTTTTAATTACAGGCGAGAGCGGGACAGGCAAGGAGCTGATAGCCCGTGCCATGCATGAGAACAGCCGAAGGAAAAATCGTACATTTGTTACTATAAATTGTGGAGCCCTTCCTGAAAACATTCAGGAGAGCGAACTTTTCGGGCATGTAAGAGGTGCTTTTACAGGTGCAATTAAAGATAAAAGAGGGCTTTTCCAGGAGGCAAACGGAGGAACACTCTTTCTCGACGAAGTCGGAGAGATGAGCCTTGCAACTCAGGTAAAAGTCTTACGGTTTTTGCAGAATGGAGAAATCCGTAAAGTAGGGGATAACGAACCGGTTTATGTTGACGTTCGGCTGATTGCTGCAACGAATCAGAATCTTGAAGAGGCAATAGAAAAAGGTACTTTCCGTGAAGATTTGTATTACAGGCTGAATGTAATCCCTATTAAAATGCCTTCTTTAAAACAGAGGAGAGATGATATTCCTCTGCTTATCAGTTATTTTGTTGATAAGTACAGGGACAGAACAGGCAAAAAAGTACATTCCATATCGCCTGAAGCGGAGAAGATCCTGACAGGGTATAACTGGCCGGGAAATGTAAGAGAGCTGGAAAATATTATAGAAAGAGCTGTAATTCTTACAAATAAAAATACAATAATGGCTGAGGACCTTCCTGTTTCAATTAGAAATACTGCAGCTGAGAATTCTGATTTAATGGGTAATATCGCGGAAATTCCTCTTGAAGAACTTGAGAAACAGCAGATTCTGAATATATTGAATAAGTATTCGTGGAATCAGAAAAAAGCATCTGAGATACTGGGAATCTCTACAACAACTCTGTGGCGTAAATTAAAATCTTACGGGATAGAGCCTAAAAAAAATAGCTAA
- a CDS encoding response regulator, with product MSRVLIVDDEKNVLKTLSIGLKRHKYNVTSAKSGPEALKIMETNAFDFVVSDIRMSPMDGYTLASRIREIYPDVIIILMSAYGFNEEHPVHSSRLSYPRISKPFDVEDLINVLETEKKRGGKAVKNNSANKMILLLGESKAEQKVRHLLEAEGFSVRVAETGTKSMDVLKSGKYDVCLIDGNFLDTEGWKIVNMVDRYSPDKPVVLLTRHKYDRKKINSSDAGITVLDRRTFLSEKTWAVEQLDKIIRQN from the coding sequence ATGTCAAGGGTCTTAATTGTTGATGATGAAAAGAATGTACTAAAAACACTCTCTATAGGTTTGAAACGCCACAAATACAATGTGACGTCTGCAAAGAGCGGCCCTGAAGCCTTGAAGATTATGGAAACTAATGCATTTGATTTTGTTGTTTCAGATATAAGAATGTCTCCGATGGATGGATATACACTTGCATCAAGGATTCGTGAAATTTATCCTGATGTAATCATAATACTTATGTCAGCTTACGGATTTAACGAAGAGCATCCTGTACATAGCAGCAGATTATCATATCCCAGAATAAGTAAACCTTTTGATGTGGAAGATCTTATCAATGTTTTGGAAACTGAAAAGAAGAGGGGAGGAAAGGCTGTTAAAAACAATTCAGCAAACAAAATGATTCTTCTGCTTGGAGAGTCCAAAGCAGAACAAAAGGTACGTCATTTATTGGAAGCAGAAGGATTTTCCGTAAGAGTTGCAGAAACCGGTACAAAATCAATGGATGTTCTTAAAAGCGGCAAATATGATGTCTGTTTAATAGATGGTAATTTTTTAGATACCGAAGGATGGAAGATTGTAAATATGGTTGACAGGTATTCACCTGATAAGCCTGTTGTACTTTTAACAAGGCACAAATATGACAGGAAGAAGATTAATTCTTCAGATGCAGGTATTACAGTACTTGACAGAAGGACGTTTCTATCTGAGAAAACATGGGCTGTTGAACAGCTTGACAAGATAATCAGACAAAATTAA
- a CDS encoding tetratricopeptide repeat protein: MKRTLLLVIVSSLIALFFATGCQQTAVTSAKVYMQQENYDKAIEQAQQAIKTMPNDQEAYYVLGLAYGKKEQFKEMNEAFTKCLEISPMHKADIDHDRKVYWIKVFNTGVNQIKQDKIKDAIASFELARELLPDRVDSYKNLAYCYSLLKEYDKSLEIYNGGLKVAPEDLELKKFIGHIYYSKKEYDKAIKVLTEVVDKADPNSQTYKDALFDIAYSYDLKGEPENAIKMYQNALKIAPEDLDLIFNMARIYYLQEKYDDAITYFKKLLANNPDDFAANLSVGTAYLQKENYEDAITYLKKATELKPDNVNALNNLGVAYVRAGKTAEGKAAFDKAESLK, translated from the coding sequence ATGAAACGAACATTATTGCTTGTTATTGTATCATCCCTGATAGCACTATTTTTTGCAACCGGCTGCCAGCAGACAGCTGTAACCTCAGCTAAAGTTTATATGCAGCAGGAAAACTACGACAAAGCGATTGAACAGGCTCAGCAGGCTATCAAAACAATGCCTAATGACCAGGAAGCGTACTATGTTCTTGGCCTGGCCTATGGGAAAAAAGAACAGTTCAAAGAGATGAACGAAGCATTTACAAAATGCCTCGAGATATCTCCAATGCACAAGGCTGATATTGACCACGACAGAAAAGTTTACTGGATAAAAGTTTTCAATACCGGCGTAAACCAGATTAAACAGGATAAAATCAAAGATGCCATTGCCAGTTTTGAACTTGCAAGAGAGCTTTTACCTGACAGAGTTGATTCTTACAAGAATCTTGCTTACTGTTATTCTTTACTTAAAGAGTATGATAAATCTCTTGAAATCTACAACGGCGGACTTAAAGTTGCGCCTGAAGATCTTGAACTGAAAAAATTCATAGGACATATCTACTACAGTAAAAAGGAGTATGACAAAGCAATTAAAGTCTTAACGGAAGTTGTTGATAAAGCAGATCCCAATTCCCAGACTTATAAAGATGCTCTTTTTGATATTGCATACTCTTATGATCTTAAGGGCGAACCTGAAAATGCAATTAAAATGTATCAGAATGCTCTTAAAATTGCACCTGAGGATCTTGATCTTATCTTTAATATGGCACGCATTTATTATCTTCAGGAAAAATATGATGATGCAATTACATACTTTAAAAAACTTCTTGCAAATAATCCCGATGACTTTGCAGCAAACCTGAGCGTTGGCACTGCATATCTCCAGAAAGAAAATTATGAAGATGCTATTACATATCTTAAAAAAGCCACAGAACTAAAGCCCGACAATGTAAATGCATTGAATAATCTCGGCGTTGCTTATGTACGTGCAGGTAAAACAGCAGAAGGCAAAGCTGCATTTGACAAAGCCGAATCATTAAAATAG
- a CDS encoding endonuclease III: protein MDTKTFVKVLSILQKESKEWDVPIVTLVAQRSKDPFQVLISTILSLRTKDEVTASASRRLFKEADTPQKTSTLSEKKIRDLIYPVGFYKRKAKNIVEISKILIDQYSGKVPNSLDTLLLLPGVGRKTANLVITLAFNSPGICVDTHVHRISNRTGYVTTKSPKETEFALREKLPPEWWIPINDIFVAFGQALCRPISPWCSKCSVNSFCEKKDVKKSR, encoded by the coding sequence ATGGATACAAAAACCTTTGTTAAAGTCCTTTCTATTTTACAAAAAGAATCAAAAGAATGGGATGTACCAATAGTTACGCTTGTTGCACAGCGGTCAAAAGATCCTTTTCAGGTACTGATTTCAACTATCCTCAGCCTCAGGACAAAAGATGAAGTCACAGCTTCAGCTTCAAGAAGGCTCTTTAAAGAGGCAGATACTCCTCAAAAGACATCAACCCTTAGTGAAAAAAAAATAAGGGACCTCATTTATCCGGTTGGTTTCTACAAACGAAAAGCAAAAAATATTGTGGAAATATCAAAAATATTGATTGATCAATACAGCGGTAAAGTACCGAATTCCCTTGATACTCTACTGCTCCTTCCCGGTGTCGGAAGAAAAACAGCAAACCTTGTCATTACTCTTGCATTTAACAGTCCCGGAATTTGTGTTGATACCCATGTTCACAGAATATCCAACAGAACTGGATATGTAACAACAAAATCACCTAAAGAGACTGAATTTGCTCTGCGTGAAAAACTCCCTCCTGAGTGGTGGATACCTATTAATGACATCTTTGTTGCATTTGGCCAGGCTTTATGCAGGCCAATAAGCCCATGGTGTTCAAAATGCTCTGTAAATAGTTTTTGTGAAAAAAAAGATGTTAAAAAATCGCGATAA